The following nucleotide sequence is from Nitratidesulfovibrio termitidis HI1.
ACCTTGCAGAATTCGCCGAACAGGGCCTGCGTGCGGCTGAACCGGTGCGGCTGGAACACCACCACCAGCCGCCGGTGCGGAAAGCACTGGCGCGCCGTGGCCAGCGTTGCCGCGATTTCCGCCGGATGGTGCCCGTAGTCGTCCACCACCAGCACGCCGTCGCGCTCGCCCTTGCGCTCGAAGCGCCGCCCCACCCCGCCGAACCGTGCCAGGCCCGACACGATCTTCTCGGGCGCGATGTCGCATTCCAGCGCCACGCCGATGGCGGCCAGGGCGTTCAGGATGTTGTGGCGGCCCGGCTGGGCCAGGCGCACCTGCCCGATGTCGTCGCCGTCGACGATGACGTTGAACAGGCTGGTATCCGCGCAGGCCAGCACCTCTGCCCTGATGGCGTTGCCCTCGCCGAAGCCGTAGGTGACCACCGGGCGCTTCACGCGGGGCAGCAGCCGCCGCACGCCGGGGTCGTCGCCGCAGACCACGTTCATGCCGTAGAACGGCACCTTGTTCATGAAGTCCACGAAGGCGTCGTCGATGGCCTGCTGCGAGGGGTAGTGGTCCATGTGGTCCATGTCCACGTTGGTGACCACGGTGACGATGGGGAACAGGCACAGGAACGAGCCGTCCGATTCGTCGGCCTCTGCGATCAGGTAGGCGCCGTCGCCCAGGCGCGCGTTGGCGCCATAGGCGTTCAGCCGCCCGCCGATGATCACCGTGGGGTCGGTGCCCGCCTCGTCGAAGATGGCCGCGGCCAGCGAGGTGGTGGTGGTCTTGCCGTGCGTGCCCGCAATGGCGATGCCCGTGCGCAGGCGCATCAGCTCCGCCAGCATCTCGGCACGCGGAATGATAGGAATGCCGCGCCTGCGCGCCGCCGCCACCTCGGGGTTCTCGTCGCCGATGGCCGTGGACTTCACCAGCACCTGAGCGTCCGTCAGGTTGCCCTCGCCATGGCCGATGTAGATCTCGGCACCCAGCTTGCGCAGGCGGCGCACCACCGTGCCGTCGGACATGTCCGAACCGCACACCTCGTACCCCAGGTTCAGCAGCACCTCGGCAATGCCGCTCATGCCCGAGCCGCCGATGCCGACCATGTGTATTTTCTTGATCTTGTTGTTATTCATAACTTTTACGTCGCATTTCGCTGTGTTGCATTCACTGACTGCGGCACACAAAAAACTTCAGCCTACCTGCGCCCCGCGAGAATCGCTTCCATGCCATCCACCACGGCGGCGGCGGCCTGCGGGCGCCCCATGGCGCGTGCGGCGCGGCCCATGTCGGCCAGACGCGCGCGGTCAGCCAGCAGTTCGACCAGCACGCGGTCCAATGACACGGGCGCCACGGCAGGCTGGCCGTCGTGGCTGCCAGCACCGGGGGTGATGTCCTTCTGTTCCACCACCAGCGCCGCCCCGGCGTCGGCAACGTGCCGGGCGTTGTGCAACTGATGGTTGTGGGTGGCGAACGGAAACGGCACCAGCACCGAGGGCTTGCCCGCCACGGCCAGCTCGGCCACGGAAGTGGCCCCGGCGCGGCACAGGACAAGGTCGGCCCAGGTGTAGGCGCTGGCCACATCGTCGATGAACGCCTCGACGCGGGCCTCGGAGATTCCGGCCTGCTTGTAGCCCGCGCGCACGCGCTCCCAGTCGGCCACGCCGGTCTGGTGCCACAGTTCCACACCGGCATCGCGCAGGGCAGGCAATGCGGCCACCACAGCCTCATTGATGGCCCGTGCGCCAAGGCTGCCGCCCATGACCAGCAAACGTCGCGAATGGGCGGAACGCAAAGCGCCGCCCCCCTCCGCCGCCCCGGCGTCGACAGTCGCCCCTGCCGCCACGATGGCCGCGCGCACCGGGTTGCCGGTGGCCACGCAGCGCCGCGCGGGGAACACGCCCGCCGTATCCGGCAGGGACAGGAACACCCGCTGCACCATGTGGCCCAGCAGGCGGTTGGTCAGCCCGGGAATGGCGTTCTGCTCGTGGATGGCGGCAGGCCTGCCGCACAGCCGGGCGGCCAGCACACCGGCAAAGGCAGCATAGCCGCCGAAGCCCACGGCGATGTCCGGGTCGAACCGGCGCACCACGGATACCGCGCGCCACACGCCAAGGCCCATGGCCCCGGCGGCGGCCACGGCACGCAGGCCGCGCCCCATCACCCCGCGCACCGGCAGGCCCACATACTCAAGCCCGGCGCGGGCCGCAAGGTCGGCTTCCGGCCCGTACTGCCCGCCCAAAAACAGGATGCGGGCCTTGGGGTACCGGCGGGTGATCTCCTCGGCCACGGCCAGCGCCGGGAAGATGTGCCCCCCGGTTCCGCCCGTGGTGAGGATGACGCGGCGCATGGTGTTTCCTCCGGTGTCTTGAACGGTGGCAGAAACGTGCGAAGGCACGCCGTCAGCGTGCCGTCCGCGAATAGTTCAGCAGCAGCCCCACGCAGGTCAGGGTGGTCAGCAGGCTGCTGCCCCCGTAACTCAGGAAGGGCATGGGCACGCCCTTGGGGGGCGCCACGCCCATGACCACGGCCATGTTCAGCACGGCGCCCAGCAGCAGCACCAGGGTCACCCCGAAGGCGGTGAACCGGTCGCGCAGGTCCTCCTGCCGGGCGGCGATACGAAAGCTCCGCCAGAACAGCATGCCCATCAGCACGAAGACCAGCGACATGCCGATGAAGCCCAGTTCCTCGCCCAGCACGGCGATGATGAAGTCGTTGTGCGCTTCCGGCAGATAGAACAGCTTCTGGCGGCTGGCGCCGATGCCCACGCCGGTGATGCCCCCGGAGCCCAGCGCGAACAGCGACTGCACCAGCTGATAGCCGGAATCCTGCGCATCGGCGAAGGGGTCGAGAAAGGCGGTGAACCGGCGGAAGCGATACGGCGAATGCACCACCAGCATGATGGCCCCGGCCACTGCCGCAGCGCCGGACACGGCCAGATAGAAGAACCGTGTGCCGCCCACCAGACACATGAAGAACAGGATCATGGCCAGCACCGCCGCCCCGCCGAAGTCGGGCTGGCGCAGCAGCAGCAGGCAGAACACCCCGGTCACGGCAAAGGGCGGAATGACCCCCCGGCTGAAGGTCTTGATGATGTCCTGCTTGGTGCTCATGAAGTAGGCCAGGTACAGGGCCAGGGCGATCTTGGTGAACTCCATGGGCTGCAGGGCCACCGGCCCCACCTGGATCCACCGGCGCGCGCCGTTGACCTTGTTGCCCAGCGGAGTCAGCACCAGGACGAGCATGGCCAGCACCCCGAACAGGATGGGGTACTGCAGCTTGTACAGCAGGTTGCGCGGCACCACGGCGGCGGTGAACATGGCCACCCCGCCCACGCAGGCAAAGATCAGCTGGCGCTTGAAGAAGTAGTACTTGTCGCCGTTGAAGCGCTCGGCCACGATGCCGCTGGCGGACAGCACCATCAGCAGGCCGATGCCCAGCAGGGTCAGGGCGATGGCGAACAGCCACCAGTCCACGCCGCCCTGCTGGCCGTGGTCGCCATGGGCGATGCCGCCGAAGCTGCCGCCGTGGCGCAGGTCCGCCAGTGCGGCGGAAGGATGGGCGTCCGCGTGCGCGCCGAACCTCATGGCAGGGCCTCCACCGCGCGGCGGAAGGCGTGGCCGCGCTCCTTGTAGTTGGCGAAGAGGTCGAAGCTGGAAGTGGCCGGGGCCATCACCACCGCGTCGCCCGGCTGGGCCAGCGCGGCGGCCTGGGCCACGGCGGGGTCCAGCGTGTCATGCCAGGACAGGCTGAAGCGGTGGCCCGGCAGGGGCAGCCCCGCCTCGGTGTCCCTGGCGTTCGCAGGGCAACCGGCGTGGCATTGCCATGCGGCCTCGAAATATTCACGGCTTTTGCCAAAGCCCACCACGGCCCTCACACGCCCGTGCATCAGGGGCAGCAGCGACGCAAGGTCGCCTCCCTTGAACTTACCGCCCACCATCAGCACCACGGGACGGTCGAAGGCTTGCAGGGCCACGCGCAGGGCTTCCACCGTGGTGCACTTGGAATCGTTCACCCACAGCACGCCGTTGCGCTCTGCCACGGCCTCCAGCCGGTGTTCCAGCGGGGCGAAGTCCGCCACGGCCCTTTCCGCCGCCTCCGGCGTCACGCCGAACTCGCGGCAGGCCTGCCATGCGGCCTCGATGTTGGCCTGATTGTGCCCGCCCAGCAGGCGGGTATGCGGAAAGCGCCGCGCCGCCGCGTCGAAGAACAGCGTGCGGGGCTTCAGCTCGCGCGCGGCCACCAGGTCGCGCACGCCCTGGCCGAAGATGGCCAGATCGCCTTCGTCCATGCAGCGGAACAGCCGGAACTTGGCGTCGATGTATTCCGCCATGTCGGCGTGGTAGTCGAGATGGTTCTCGCTGATGTTCAGCAGCATGGCCACGCGCGGGCGAAAGGTGGTGCAGGCTTGCAACTGGAAGCTGGAAATTTCGATGACCAGCACATCGGCCCTGGGGCTGCCATTCGCCCCACCATGCGCTACGGACAGCACGTACTCGCTGAGGGGGGTGCCGATGTTGCCGCCCAGAAACACGGAAAGCCCCTGCGCGCGCAGCATGGCCGCGCACAGCGAAACCGTGGTGGTCTTGCCGCTGGTGCCGGTGACGGCCAGTACCGGCTCGCCGTCCAGCTGTCGCCAGGCAAGCTCCATTTCGGCCAGTATCTCGGGGGCGTCCGGCCCCTGCGGCAACAGCGGGCGCAGCGTGGCCACGGCCATGCCGGGGCTGGGCACCACGGCCCGCGCACCCTCGAACTGCGCCGGCGCATGGTCGCCAGTGGCGATTTCCACACCGGCATCGGCGGCCCAGCGCACAAAGTCGGCGGGCACCCCATCGGCGTTGCGTTCCAGCAGGCGCACGCGCGCGCCCATGCGGTGCAGCAGCCGCGCGGCAGCCATGCCGGAGCGGCCCGCGCCCACAACCACCACAAGGTCGCCCTTGCCGATGGTTTGCGCCGTGTGCTTGTCGCAGGTCATTGCCGTATCCTTCCGTCCTCAGGGCGCTGCTTCCGAAGCAGGATTTTCGTTCGCTGGCAAGGAAAACAAGCCCGCCATGAGGGAGTATACTCTTATGGTATTCGACCGTAATGGCTGGCGCAGTTTGACGCCGCCAGCGGACGAAAAGACAATTCGGAGCCAGCGTCCTAGCGGAGCTTGAGGACAGACAGCGCCATCAACCCCAGCAGCGCCGACATGATCCAGAACCTGATGATGATCTTCGACTCGGGAATGCCCTGCAATTCGAAGTGATGGTGCAGCGGGGCCATGCGGAAGATGCGCTTGCCCCCCGTGAACTTGAAGTAGCCCACCTGCAGGATCACCGACAGGGTTTCCACCACGAACAGCCCGCCCACGACGAGCAGCAGCAGTTCCTGCTTGCACAGCACGGCCAGAAAGCCCAGCGCGCCGCCAAGGGCCAGCGAGCCCACGTCGCCCATGAACACCTGGGCCGGGTAGGCGTTGAACCACAGAAAGCCCAGGCTCGCGCCCACCAGCGCCCCGCAGAACACGGTGACCTCGCCCACGCCGGGCACGTAGGGCACTTGCAGGTAATTGGACATCTGCACGTTGCCCGCCACGTAGATGAACACGGCAAAGACCATGCCCGCGATGATGGTGGGGCCGATGGCCAGGCCGTCCAGCCCGTCCGTAAGGTTCACCCCGTTGGACGAACCCACCATCACCGTCACGGCGAAGGGGATGTACAGCCAGCCGAGGTCGGGCGCGAGGCCCTTGAAGAACGGAAACGCGAGGCGCGTGGAATACACCGGTTCGCTGACCACCATGTACATGGCCACGGCGGCCACAATCACCTGCCCCAGAAACTTGGCGCGTGCGGACAGCCCCTTGTTGTTGCGGCGCCGTACCTTGATGTAGTCGTCCAGAAAGCCCACCAGGCCGAAGCCGAGAAAGATGAGCATGGTCAGCCAGACGTACTTGTTGGTCAGGTCGGCCCACAGCAGCACGCTGATGGACAGCGAAAAGGCGATGAGCAGGCCGCCCATGGTGGGTGTGCCCGCCTTCTGCATGTGGCAGGTGACGTCCTCGTGAATCTGCTGGCCGCACTTGATGCGTTGCAGCCATTCAATGAACCGGGGCCCCATGAGGATGGACAGCAGCAGCGCCGTCAGCAGCGCCCACACTGACCGGAAGGTGATGTAACGAAAGACGTTGAGGACCGTGAATTCGGCACTGAGGGGATACAGCAGGTTATACAGCATGGCGCGCCCCGGTGTCGTGCCCCGTCATGCGCGCGCCAGGAACGGCACGGCGGAACACGGATATCCCGGCAATGCCGCCGGTCGTGAAGGATGCGGCGCGGCCCCGCGCGGCGTGGCGCATGGCGGTGAACATCAATTGCACCCCAGTATCTCCCGAATGACCTGCTGGTCGCTGTACGGCACCTTGCGGTCGCCGATCTGCTGGTAACTTTCGTGCCCCTTGCCCGCCACCAGCAACACGTCGCCCGGCTGCAGCAACGCCAGGGCCTTGCCGATGGCCCTGGCCCGGTCGGGGTCGCTGACCACTTCGCGCGCCCCGGCAAGGCCGGGCAGCACGTCGGCCATGATGGCCTCCGGGTCCTCGTGGCGGGGGTTGTCGGACGTGAGCACGGCCACGTCGGCATGCCGTGCCACCGCCTGCCCCATCAGCGGGCGCTTGGTGCGGTCGCGGTTGCCGCCGCAGCCGAACACGGTGACGATGCGCGAAAAGCCCACCGCACGCAGCGCGCGCAGCACGTTTTCGAGCGCGTCGGGGGTATGGGCGTAATCGACGAAAATGTCCAGCCCCCGCGGATTCACGATGCGCTCCAGCCGCCCCGGCACGCCGGTGAAGTCGGCCAGGCTGGCGAAATCCTGCGGCGCAAGGCCCATGCCCAGGCATACCGCCTGCACGGCCAGCAGGTTGGAGGCGTTGTGCACGCCGACGAGATGCGAGGAAAGCTCCCACTGCCGCCCCTCGAAGGTCATGCGCAGCGTGAGGCCCGAGGTGGCGTTGCGCACCATCTCGCCGTGCAGGTACCGACGGCCCTGAACGGCGTTTGCCGCATCCAGCCCGAAACCGATGGCGTGCGGAACCTCGCCCAGCAGGCGGCGGCCCCAGGCGTCGTCGGCATTGACGGCGCAGGCCTTGTCCGCGTCGGGCAGTTCGGTGAACAGGCGGGCCTTGGCGGCATAGTAGTGTTCCATGTCGCCGTGGTAATCCAGATGATCCTGCGTCAGGTTGGTCAGGATGGCCCCGGCAAAGCGGATGCCCGCCACCCGGCGCTGATCCAGCGCGTGGGACGAGACTTCCATCAGCGCCACGTCCACCCCGGCGTCGCGCATGCGGGCCAGCATGGCGTGGGTTTCGATGCAATCGGGGGTGGTCAGGGGCGCGTCCATGGCAAAGCCCGGCCAGCGGTAGCTGACGGTGCCCAGCACCCCGGCCCGGCGGCCAAGGGCGGAAAACACGTGCTCCAGCAGATAGGTGATGGTGGTCTTGCCGTTGGTGCCGGTAACGGCCACCACCGGAAAAGGCAACGCATCGGTGCCGTGGCGGGCCTGACCCAGCAGGCCGATGGCCGCGCGCGGATCGTCGTGGGCGGCCACCACCGCGCCTGCGGGGGCGTCGGCAAGAGCCGCTTCCACCCGGTCGGGCAGGCAGACCACCGCACCGGCTCCGGCTGCCCACGCCTTGGGGACGAAGTCCGCGCCGTCCACGCCCGCGCCACCGTTGGCGGCAACACCGGGCACGGCCACGAACACGTCGCCCCGGCCCACCTTGCGCGAGTCGGTACGGATTTCCGGCGTGTTGGCACGAACACGGACCAGAAGTTCATCAAAAGATATACGGGTCATCTGCCGATGCTCCTAGGAATTCTCGGAAAGCCACAGGACGCACTGCCCCGTGGGCTGGCCCTTGGGCCATTCGGTACCCGGTTCCGGCGTCTGACGGACCACGGTCTGCCCCGCGCCCTTGAGCACGGGCACCATGCCTTGCCGGGCAAACACCTCCACGGCCCGGCGCACCGACTTGCCCACCACGTTGGGCACCCCGTCGGGGGCCTCGCGCACGGCCTCGGCCACCTCGCGACGCACTTCCACCGGGCCGGTCTTGCCCATGGGCGTGGCGTAGGTGGGGGCCTCGGGGTCGGGCGCATCGGGCAGCAGGCCATGGTAGGCCATGGTGCGCATGGCCACGTGCTTGAACACGGGCGCCGCGACCACGCCGCCGTACGAATTTTTCTGGGGTTCGTCCACCATGACCAAAATCAGGTACTTGGGTCTGTCGATGGGCGCAAAACCCACGAAGGAAGCCAGTCGTTCGTGCCCGTAACGGCCCGTTTCGTCAGC
It contains:
- the murC gene encoding UDP-N-acetylmuramate--L-alanine ligase, with the protein product MNNNKIKKIHMVGIGGSGMSGIAEVLLNLGYEVCGSDMSDGTVVRRLRKLGAEIYIGHGEGNLTDAQVLVKSTAIGDENPEVAAARRRGIPIIPRAEMLAELMRLRTGIAIAGTHGKTTTTSLAAAIFDEAGTDPTVIIGGRLNAYGANARLGDGAYLIAEADESDGSFLCLFPIVTVVTNVDMDHMDHYPSQQAIDDAFVDFMNKVPFYGMNVVCGDDPGVRRLLPRVKRPVVTYGFGEGNAIRAEVLACADTSLFNVIVDGDDIGQVRLAQPGRHNILNALAAIGVALECDIAPEKIVSGLARFGGVGRRFERKGERDGVLVVDDYGHHPAEIAATLATARQCFPHRRLVVVFQPHRFSRTQALFGEFCKVFDGVDKLLLTEIYPASEKPIPGVSGQSLAQGIRQVSKTDVTYHQDFDSVLAALPEVLQPGDLLLTLGAGNVTTIGPRYLERE
- the murG gene encoding undecaprenyldiphospho-muramoylpentapeptide beta-N-acetylglucosaminyltransferase: MRRVILTTGGTGGHIFPALAVAEEITRRYPKARILFLGGQYGPEADLAARAGLEYVGLPVRGVMGRGLRAVAAAGAMGLGVWRAVSVVRRFDPDIAVGFGGYAAFAGVLAARLCGRPAAIHEQNAIPGLTNRLLGHMVQRVFLSLPDTAGVFPARRCVATGNPVRAAIVAAGATVDAGAAEGGGALRSAHSRRLLVMGGSLGARAINEAVVAALPALRDAGVELWHQTGVADWERVRAGYKQAGISEARVEAFIDDVASAYTWADLVLCRAGATSVAELAVAGKPSVLVPFPFATHNHQLHNARHVADAGAALVVEQKDITPGAGSHDGQPAVAPVSLDRVLVELLADRARLADMGRAARAMGRPQAAAAVVDGMEAILAGRR
- the ftsW gene encoding putative lipid II flippase FtsW, translating into MRFGAHADAHPSAALADLRHGGSFGGIAHGDHGQQGGVDWWLFAIALTLLGIGLLMVLSASGIVAERFNGDKYYFFKRQLIFACVGGVAMFTAAVVPRNLLYKLQYPILFGVLAMLVLVLTPLGNKVNGARRWIQVGPVALQPMEFTKIALALYLAYFMSTKQDIIKTFSRGVIPPFAVTGVFCLLLLRQPDFGGAAVLAMILFFMCLVGGTRFFYLAVSGAAAVAGAIMLVVHSPYRFRRFTAFLDPFADAQDSGYQLVQSLFALGSGGITGVGIGASRQKLFYLPEAHNDFIIAVLGEELGFIGMSLVFVLMGMLFWRSFRIAARQEDLRDRFTAFGVTLVLLLGAVLNMAVVMGVAPPKGVPMPFLSYGGSSLLTTLTCVGLLLNYSRTAR
- the murD gene encoding UDP-N-acetylmuramoyl-L-alanine--D-glutamate ligase, whose product is MTCDKHTAQTIGKGDLVVVVGAGRSGMAAARLLHRMGARVRLLERNADGVPADFVRWAADAGVEIATGDHAPAQFEGARAVVPSPGMAVATLRPLLPQGPDAPEILAEMELAWRQLDGEPVLAVTGTSGKTTTVSLCAAMLRAQGLSVFLGGNIGTPLSEYVLSVAHGGANGSPRADVLVIEISSFQLQACTTFRPRVAMLLNISENHLDYHADMAEYIDAKFRLFRCMDEGDLAIFGQGVRDLVAARELKPRTLFFDAAARRFPHTRLLGGHNQANIEAAWQACREFGVTPEAAERAVADFAPLEHRLEAVAERNGVLWVNDSKCTTVEALRVALQAFDRPVVLMVGGKFKGGDLASLLPLMHGRVRAVVGFGKSREYFEAAWQCHAGCPANARDTEAGLPLPGHRFSLSWHDTLDPAVAQAAALAQPGDAVVMAPATSSFDLFANYKERGHAFRRAVEALP
- the mraY gene encoding phospho-N-acetylmuramoyl-pentapeptide-transferase, producing MLYNLLYPLSAEFTVLNVFRYITFRSVWALLTALLLSILMGPRFIEWLQRIKCGQQIHEDVTCHMQKAGTPTMGGLLIAFSLSISVLLWADLTNKYVWLTMLIFLGFGLVGFLDDYIKVRRRNNKGLSARAKFLGQVIVAAVAMYMVVSEPVYSTRLAFPFFKGLAPDLGWLYIPFAVTVMVGSSNGVNLTDGLDGLAIGPTIIAGMVFAVFIYVAGNVQMSNYLQVPYVPGVGEVTVFCGALVGASLGFLWFNAYPAQVFMGDVGSLALGGALGFLAVLCKQELLLLVVGGLFVVETLSVILQVGYFKFTGGKRIFRMAPLHHHFELQGIPESKIIIRFWIMSALLGLMALSVLKLR
- a CDS encoding UDP-N-acetylmuramoyl-L-alanyl-D-glutamate--2,6-diaminopimelate ligase, which produces MTRISFDELLVRVRANTPEIRTDSRKVGRGDVFVAVPGVAANGGAGVDGADFVPKAWAAGAGAVVCLPDRVEAALADAPAGAVVAAHDDPRAAIGLLGQARHGTDALPFPVVAVTGTNGKTTITYLLEHVFSALGRRAGVLGTVSYRWPGFAMDAPLTTPDCIETHAMLARMRDAGVDVALMEVSSHALDQRRVAGIRFAGAILTNLTQDHLDYHGDMEHYYAAKARLFTELPDADKACAVNADDAWGRRLLGEVPHAIGFGLDAANAVQGRRYLHGEMVRNATSGLTLRMTFEGRQWELSSHLVGVHNASNLLAVQAVCLGMGLAPQDFASLADFTGVPGRLERIVNPRGLDIFVDYAHTPDALENVLRALRAVGFSRIVTVFGCGGNRDRTKRPLMGQAVARHADVAVLTSDNPRHEDPEAIMADVLPGLAGAREVVSDPDRARAIGKALALLQPGDVLLVAGKGHESYQQIGDRKVPYSDQQVIREILGCN